The Trichoderma breve strain T069 chromosome 2, whole genome shotgun sequence DNA segment GTTATACAAGGCGCTGCCAGAATCACCACTCGTGACCACCTGAATAGACGCCAGAGTTCCGTTGGCGATATCGTCAAGGGTCACGGGCAGCTTGTCGATGCAGAGAGTGCCCTTGCCGGTGACGTTGAGGAGGTCAGGGGTGAGGGAGATGTTGAAGTTTGTGGTGTTTGCGCCCAGGCCGaggttgatgaagaggtatGTCCAGGGGTGATGAAGTTCGAGCTCGATGGAGCCTCCTTCAAGGGGCCAgttggtgatgttgccgGCTTTGTAGGGAACTCCGCCGCCTATTTTATGTGATGGATTGTTAGTGAGAAAAGGATTTCTTGTTGTAGGTAGGAAGGGGGGAGATGGAACGAGGTGAGCTTGTGGTGTTTTTTGGGGGGAGACGTACAAGGATAATCCCATTGGCTGTACTTGTCCATGTTTTTCTCAGCGAGGGTATCGGCTCGCCACTCGGGATACACAACACTGAAGTGCGCAGTGACGGCTTGTGCGGCGGCCAGGCCTAACAGGAGAGTCTTGAAAGCCATGTTTgatagatgaagaagagatggatggttAGGAAAGgcggagagaaaagaagagggcaaaggACCAAGTGCAGATGAGTAAAGACAGTGCTAGCTAAAGATTGGGATTGCACAGCATACTTATATATCCACAAACTGCAAACGGGGAATGAAAACAAAGTCCAGGAACACAAGCCATGTGGCACTCAAGACATCAAGGGAGGAGGGGACCTGGAGCTAGCAGGCGATTAAGCTTGTTTTGAGCATAATGGACTGCAGCAAATGGGAAGCCAAGAGTCTGTTTAGTTGGCCCATTTTTTCGATAATTCGGTTCTTAGTTTGCTGATTTCTTTGTGGTCTGAGCAAATAATTTCCATTTTGTTTACCGCCACCTTGGTTTGGGGGGAAAGAGTTGCTTGCCGAGGTTTATTCGCACCGGGTTGGTTCcgagaggatgatgagatgggaGAGAGATTGGGTGCATCTCTTCTTGAAGGAGTGATATCATGCTTAGTCAAGAAACTTGATGAATAAAATGTTCGATCTATGTGTTTTTTACAAATTTGTTTATAAATGTTTCATGCATCTGAAGCAACCTGATCTTCGAGATGGATTGCCTTGTTAGGATTCACACCACTTGTCTCTCGTGTTGACACGCGTTTCATGGCCTCTTTGGGGTTTCACGATCCAACTTGTGCGACGATTCAAAACTTGCTCAAATGCACGCAGGACGCAAAGACCCGGCGCTGGGACCGCACTaagccttttctcttttcactCTCATTCGTTCTGTCGATATTTTACTTCCCTTTTTCGTCTCTCTGCATTCCAGCTGTAGAATCCCGTTGCTGCATGTGCATCTTTCCCTAGTACCTTGATGGATTTGGTACCATGTGATAGAGATTCTCAGCTCTTTCCCAATTTTTTCGTAGCATAGGGTCCAAGCTCTCTTAGCATACTCTGTATCTTGTCTCAATAAAATCTGACTGGATAAAATATTCTATTTTTACATGTCGACATGTCAGTCTTAAACTTCAAATAGCATGCTCACAATCTGATGATAGAAGCACCTAGCCTACCCTGTATAAATATCCTTGCCTTGGGGGAACTGTATGATTTGACTCGTATTATTAGATACGGTTCATTAATTGAATATTTTCATTTCACCTAGTCGCGACATCCCTCGAGATATCTAGATTTGAGATAGTAGCGAGATGTAGCGCTACTAGGTGAATTAGAGAAATATGTCTTCGATCTGATTTCATGCTCCCTCTCAGTCTCCTGCCTAGTAGCTCTTCTAAACGAGTCGCCCAATCTCAGCTTTGAATTCCTCGAGCAGCTGGGAATAATTTCCCATCTCCCACCAGAGAAAGTTCAGAGAGAGACTTACTGCCTCTTATATCAGGCCGCGATGCTGTCCATCACGGGTGGTGGCATGAGCAGAGCACAAGTGCCTCGACCGCCTTGGGCAAAATATCGATAGCGATAAATAtctttctctcactctctcacCCTTCATCCATCTTAAAATGACTCTTCCGATCTTCCGATTTTACCCCTCTCTATCGCTCACTTTGCTTTCACATCTGCTTAAACTTGAGTAAGGTTTAAAATTGTCGATCCGCCCTCTCCAACCTTGCCTCAACAATTTGAAGACCATCAGTCTGTGCATATTTTATACACTTTTCTCATCCCGAATTACTGATACTAAACTTTAGTAGCTTTTACATATCCAACCATGCCTCCGACAACGAAAACAGCCAGACaagaggcggaagaagaagagccctCATACCCACCATTCATGTTTACATCTTCAGAAGAAAAGACGCTCTACAAACGGATGAAAGATGCGTTCATGGCAAATTACAAGACCTGGGATGATGAGGCCTGTGAAGCTTGGCCACATCTCGTCGAACATGCTTCACTGGCGCCGTCAACAATTGGCAAAATCACAAATCATTGGATCACCAGAAACATGACCAGTACCAAAGTGACGTGGGCACATTATGTTGCTCTCCGCATTATCTACAAGGGGCTTCTCttcaagagcaaaaaaatGATGAGGCTCATTCGAATGAAATACCCGAGAGCCAACTTTAGCTCGTATGCTTACAATGAGGACTATACTATGCCATTCAAGGCTGAAAAAGAGCAGACCAGGCCACAAAAGACTGAACAAGAGAAGAATCCAAGCATAGCTCCCGCCTCTCAAGATGAACTGAGTGATCCCCTATTGGGCAAACGGAAGCGAACACTGCCCGAGGATACAGGCGGCAAAAGCAATGCCGAGCACAGGAATGCTCCCAAGCCTGTCATACAGAAACAGGATAAGCCACACGCCGCAAGGCACGAAGCTCACGATCCACCAGCCGTTCCAAATAACGAATTGCCAGATATTTTGGAGATACCGGCGGGAAGCTCCAATAGAAGAATGAGCCACCAGGATATGGATCGGGACCGGTTTATGGAGGCATTAGAGACCCACGCAAGGATTGTAACTGAGAACACCAGAGCCTTAGAACGAAATACAAAGGCTGTGGAAAGAAACTCGGAGCTATTTGCGAGATTGACGGAGCAACTGTTGACTCCCGCCGCaagagacgaagatgagTGGGCATTTATGCGGAATACAAAGAGGTAGCATTTCCAGCTTATTTTTTTGGGCACGAGATGAGTGCGTTTATTATTTCTAGCTACACAATACATCTCTATAATGGAAATGATATAATTCGCCTTCTATTTACAGtcaccagcatcaactcATCCTCACTAATTCTATAGCCTCACAGCTTCGACCCTTCAGGAgaagcctctttttcttccctcaAAACATCCTCTCTCAAGCGAACTTCCACCTGAGAAGGACCAGCTTTGCCAAAGCTCACCAACACAACTCTCTCCCAATCACCTCCCCTATCCGAATCCCTGAGCTCAAGACCCGGCTTTTCCAGACCCAAAACAACCCTCTTATCACTCTTCCTGACAAACAAGTGGTACGGGCTCATCACCTTGTCAGCCCACGAAATGTTCGACGTGACGTGCGCTTTCCCCTTGTCCGTATCCGCCGTGGGAGTCGATCTCAAAAACTTGAGTAGCGCTCTGCGCTGCTTCGTATAGTACACAGGTCCCTCTTCTACTGAAGCCGTAGGACCTTTGAGAAACTTTGtgagaagcgagagaatGTAGTATTGTGGTGGGAACAGGATCATCTTATTAGCAGCGACGCGGGAAAGGAACGTCTGCGGAGGAGCGAATAAAGCCTCAGTGTGTTCGATTCCACCATCGGGCGTTGGGACCAGCATCTCAGATGGCACGCCGGTGCGTGAGATGGGGATCAAATACAAGTACATCTGAGTGGTGAAGCGCTTTGGGACCCCTACGGGAGTTACCCACCTCGTGAAAGGTACGAGCCCATCTAACGCACATTGTTAACAGCTAGTGAGCATTGAGAGATATTCTCATTCAACATACCTAGGTCAGGTTCTGCACCAATCGACTTCAAATAGTCCGCAAACTTGATTTGGCTCCCGTGaatcctcttcctcgcctCATCCCTCTCCTGCTGCGGCAAATCAACCAACCGGCCATCCTTATTAGCGAGTAAAATGCCCGTCTCCTCAAAGCACTCCCGAATAGCACCTAGCCTATACGCCGGGCCATCAACATGCCGATCCTCCGCTCCAGGAGCCGGAATATCGCCATCATGAAACGCATCCAAATTCCCTCCAGGAAACACATGCGCCGAAGCAAACGAAGTCGAAGTCTTGACccgatgcagcagcaggaccTCGTTGGTGGGAGAAAGCAGCACAATGGAAGAACTCGGCCGCGGCTCTGGAATCGGCTTCTTCGCTGCTTTGGGGTCTTTTCCTTCCTCCTTCTGGGGCGATGCGGGCGACGAGTAGAGACGCGTCCAGGTGGGCGATTTTgaggccatgatggtggtgagCTGGATTGCGTGGAGATGCTCAATGGTCGGTCTGTGTGCGGATGAAGCCAAGCTGCTGACACGACGAGGCAACGATCTGGTGACGGCACACGAGACCAGATTCATTGAAACAGAGAgagtgagaaagagaagccgGCGAATTGGGGGTGAGATTTGTAGGGGGTGTTTTGATCTCGCTGATGATTTGCACGGAGTCGCGACGAGCCGAGGTCCGGTTCGACGGTTCAATTTTGCGGGGAAGGCCACCATCTTGGCTCTaatactccgtgctccgAGAAATGGGGCCCCGATCTCATCTCACGCGGAGATAAAATGGGCCAAGGGCAGCGCTAATACGAGTATGCTGTAAAGATCATGAGTAATAAATAGCATTTAAATAACGTTGCGTCGTGAGAAGCATCATAACATATACTATACAAAATCTTGTATACAACATCGTAAAAAGGctatagaaaaaaagaggaagagaaaatatATAACCCGCCAAAACTCCTATACGTCCGTATCAATGCTCTTGTTGTATTAATATCGTTTCCTTTCTTTACCACGCAGATTCACTTTCCATAGGCAGCATATACTCTTTGACTCGCACCACTGCTTCACTTCCATGGTGCTcacttctccatcaaagcCCACGCGTGTCAACTGCCCGCAATTCAGCCACGTAGTGAAATCTTCCAGCACGATTGGATCGTAGAGCAACATCTTCTCGTGCCATGAAGGGTTTGCCGGATCGGTTGTCCTCGGCGCCGATTGTACAGCTTTAGtgatgtactcgtagctgAGAGACCGATCCTGAGTTGAAGTGAGTGCCAGCGATGGATCCGTATCGTCCATGAGTGACAGGGAGAGGTCAactgctggcggcggtgaAAAGCCAGACTCGGGAGATGAGCTCGGATTCGGCGACATGCCGAGATCGCTATCGGATTCGGAATCCGGAATCTCCACAACGACTTTGGCAGCCGCTGGTTTGCGCTTTGGCGTCGTGGATGCTTCCGCTGTAGTCTTCGTCGACacctttttgcttttggaaGTGCTCGCCGTGGTGCCTTTGGTGGTGGAAGCGGCCTTCTTGGGTCTCCCTCGCCGTTTTAATGGTGAAACAGGCGCCTGTGCAGATGGTGGAGGTTCGTGCACCTCAGGTGAGCTGGCACTATTCTTCCTTGGTCGTCCTCGAGGGGTTTTGACCTCATTATTTGTAGCATTTCCTGCTGCAGCGGCAGAGGTAGTAAACGTTCTCTTAGAACTGGGATGCTCTAACTGGTTTTTGCCTTGCCAGCACTGCTCCAACAGGGATATTTTGGCTTGCCGCGACTTGACCGCCTTGAAACCGTAGGAGGCGATTTCTTTAGAGAGTTGGGCATCTGTGAATAATTCGAAGGAGGGTTTTGAAACAGCTTGCTCGGCTTGCTGCGGATCACCGTCTTTGCAAGTGTCATTTGGTTCTATGGGTTGACTATTGGCAGCAGATTTGATGCGCCGTTGTATCGGTGATCCAGTAGAGATATCACTACCTATTAGCATAGAGTCCTCGTCCACTAATTGGATAGGCTCAATGTTTTTGTGCTGCGGAACAACGGCAGAGTGAACGAGGGACTCGTTTTGTAAACTAGTATCGACTCCATTGACACTCACGGCGGACGTAGTCGTCTTTCTGTCAACGCCGGTGTAACCAAATGGATCGTCGTCAGATATCGcaggcagcagctgagaTGACCTTTCTATAATTCTGCTCATCTCAAGGTCGAATAAATCTCCGTCAACATcgcgagcagcagcggcccATAGCCTCTTCCTTTCCGGAGGCTCGATACCGTCGCTATTTAGAGGAGTATCGAGATCTATATACTCGGTTTGATTCGAGCGTCTCATTGCAGCGTGAAGTTCTCGTAGAAAAGTGGGCGAATTTTCAATTGCTAGTTGGCTTGATGTTCCAAACACAAAATCTTGCCTTGCAACTTCTTTGAGCGCCTCTGTTGGAGGTAATAGAATTGGCCGTGGGGGTGGagttgctttcttcttcttcttagcTGCACCCTTGgatatcctcttcctcggcttCGCTTTGCTTCCCCCTTTAGTGGTTGGAGCATCAGACTCCTTGGTTGTGCTTGTAGCGTCGTCATCTAGGATTAGAGACGCTGGTTCTGAAGGATCTGGAACTCTATATGCCGACGTTGCAATTTCCGTCAGTGTGCGTGGCTTTTTCTTCGGTGCTTTCTGCTTCACAGGAGCCTTGGTTTTCACCCCAGGAGACGGTTCTGTAGGTGCTGCAGAGGTCGTGACAAGCTCGACGAGTTTCCGCTTTCTTAGTATGGAGGTATCTGAATCCGAGGCCATGCTGGCATCTTGCTGCAGATTATCCATGGTGCATTTGTAGGCTTCGAGAATCTGCTCAAAgctcttggctgcttccTGGGCTTCTCCTGGTGAATGTAGGCCGTCAATAGTGGGGGAATGTAGCGGAAGAATAGTTGAGGTCTTGTTTGATGGAGGGGTCCAGTCAAGGCGTCGAAGCGTAGCCGGCTCTAGCATGAGCGGCTCATTGATATCGTTTTCGGCCCGTGTAGACTTGGTTCTGACtgcaggagaagatgggTCGAACGTTGGCTGCTGAGCAGAGGGCGGCTCAACAATGTCCATTTCCATAGGTGTTGCCTCGTCAATTTCACTTTTTGTACTATCTGCTTTGGATTTGAACATTTTCCACCGCTCATCTTTCACGGGAGAGCTCGACTTTGCTCTGAATTTAGGAGGTGTTGCGTGGTGTCTCCGAGCTTCTGGTGTATGCATGATAGGGGGTTCAATAATGAACAGTGAACTATCATCGGGTTCCATGGTGCGAGATCCGGTTGAAACTGAGGGAGTCAGCCCAGCAAGAAGAGGTTCGGTATGCTCTTTGTTGCCCGTTTTCTTGATTTCCGTCTCCTCGTCGGAGGAGATGACCAACTCTTGGTTGCCATGTTTAAGAGGCCGAATTTTGGCATTAGGTGACAAGATGTCTCCGACGGCTGGCAAATCCGGCGACGATGAGCGAAAGAAGCGAGATTTCTGGTTGCTGCTTCGTGATGGCGACAGGATAAAGGCATTAGGAGACGCCATCACGCCGACAGCAAATCTCCGAGAGCGCAAAGCGCATCTCAGATGGTTGACGCGCAGCACGATAATGGACTCGTGAGGCCACAGCTATAAAAGTCTGGGAAGCCTTCCGGCGCATAGATTGCGATTCCGTCTCTTTTATCCCCGCCTTGCCCTGCTCATACAACACAGCGAGGTTGTCAACAATCGTTCACATCAGTTAGTATCCATTAGTCGCTGACGCCTCCCGAAGGCTTCTGGCAAAAAGCGGGGCGATCCGCAAGGCGCGAGAACGCCACGCTGTCACATGACGGGTCAGCTGACGCACAGAAAGCCCTCCCCGCCCCACGAAATTCATGGGCCATGTCAAATTTCCTAGGCGAATTTTCGCTGTATCCCACCAAACGGCTCTTGACAACACTTTTCCCGCCAAATCACCACCTCTACATCACCACTACACCCCTCCCACACAGCCGAAATGGAGAACGACCGTGGCGACATCGTGGACCTGTAAGGAGATTTTGACGCAGCATTGTTGGAGGAATGTCGAAATGCTGATTGTTGTTCCAGCTACGTCCCGCGCAAGTGCAGCGCTACCAACcgcatcatcaaggccaaggaccACGGCTCTGTCCAGATCTCCATTGCCAAGGTCGACGAGAACGGCCGCGCTGTCCCCGGCGAGAACCACGTCTACGCCCTCTGCGGCTTCATCCGCGCCATGGGCGAGTCCGACGACTCCCTGAACCGATTGGCCCAGCGTGACGGCCTCGTCAAGAGCGTCTGGAGCGCTCAGCGATAAATTTTGCAAAACAAAAATTTGGAAGAGGTACAAAAAAACGCAACAACAATGCcgaaaaaaggagaagcctTGGATATGGAAGAATCAGGTTTAACTAACCTGATTGCAGGGACTAGCTCGGGTATGAAGGCAGGCGTGGAAACTAGAGTTGGCTGCATGTAGCAATTCCAATTCAAGGCGTTTTGGCTCCGTTTCGAGACAATTATTTGCGACGTGGAACTATGCGATTCGGACGTGACGTTGATTGAACATTTCTTATCATCCTATTAAACACCTACCGGCTAGCAAAGTCTCCTCGGACGAGCACCAACCTGCTCTCTATGATCGGGGATTCTGGGACTACCTCGATAGTCCTCGAGCCGAAGATGAAAACATTTGGCCTTCAAAAAGCTGTGGCGCTCAAGTTGCTCGTCATAGTACAGATACGGGTCAAACATATTTAGTATTTCAGTATGAGTTTTTCAGTATTAATTTGGACTTATAGAATTACTAGACAATCACTCCTAGACCTGATTTTCCTTCTCTAGATCCCACTCTCGAGCCCTTCCTTGTAGGCACTCAAGGCACGGTCCCTTGCGCCTTTATGGTCGACAATCTGCTTAGGATAGCCCTGTTTCTTCGCCTTGGTTCCAGCACCTCGATTATACGGATCATGGATTTCCTTGTCGGTCAATTCTTTCAACTCGGGAACCCATTTCCGGATGTAGGTGCCGTTAGGGTCGAACTTTTCGCTTTGGAGAAGCGGGTTGAAGATACGGAAGTAGGGTTGCGGATCGACTCCGACACTGGCGCTGAACCCCCAGCCGCCGTTGTTACTGGCAAAATCACCGTCGATCAAATGCTCCATGAAGTATCGCTCACCCATACGCCAGTCGATGAGCAAATCCTTGGACAGGAACGAAGCAACAATCATCCGGCACCGGTTATGCATGTATCCCACGTGGTTGAGCTGGCGCATCGCAGCGTCGACAACGGGAAAACCAGTCCGTCCCTCGCACCATGCTGCGAAATGGTCTTTATCATAGGACCACCTGATGTTTGAATATTCGGGTTTGAACGGCTTGTTCATGCTGGTTTTGCTCTTAGTAATAATTCATTTATAGGAATCTCTCTTCACACTTACCACACATATGGCCAATTGACTAGGACGTGCTTGTAAAAGTCTCGCCAAGCGACTTCGCTAATCCAGACCTGTATGCCCTGATGCCCGCCGTCCAGTTTCTTGGTTTTATTCCTGTCTCTGGCCGTTCGAACACACGTTCTTGAACTGATTGTCCCGCTTGCAAGGTGGACAGACAGGCAAGATGTGCCCTCATCTCCAGGAATGTTTCGCTCATCGTGATAGTGGCCAATTGCCTCTTCGCAGAAATTCTCCAGTCTGGACATGGCTTCGTGCTCACCACACGGCCACAGGGTGCGAaatctctttttctcttcgtcaCTCAGTTGTTTATTCTCTGGTGCATCGGGAATGCGACAGTCAAAGAGTTTCTGAAACCTTTGCCGGCCTTCATCTGGATTCTTCTCTGGCCGATCGTAAAGCTCTAAAAGGTCCAGATTTTCGTGTATATGCGCCATCCAGGCTCGGTACCAAGGGGTGTATACGGCGTATTGCTTGCCAGAGCCGCTATGCAACTCTCCTGGCGGCACGACGCACGTATCGTGGACGACTTCAAATGACTTGCCATTTTCTGCAAAGTGGCGGATCATCTGAGCTTCTCGTCGCAGCTCATCAACTTCGTATTCCATATTGGCAAAGAGATGGTTACTGCCCCATTCCTCCATAAGCTCTAAAATGCGATGTGGAATGCGTTTCCTCTTGTCCACTGTTTCCACATATAGCGGAATATCGAGGGCTGCCAGATCATCTTTCAGGACGCTCAACGTCCTAAGCATAAAGTCTACCCTGACGGGTGAAGTGAGATGAGCCTCAAAGTCTTGAGGGCTCACGATATACATGCAAATAAGAGGAACATTTGCCTCTTTCGCTTTGGCGCTGGCCAGTGCAAGCGATCGATTGTCAGTATGTCGTAGATCCATCTTGAACCAATGAACCACGGCGTTCTTGGGCTTGACTTGTTTACGAGCCCCAGCCGTTTCTTCCAAAGCCGCAACAAGCGCTTCGATTGGTCGAGTGATTTCATCAGAATTGTAAGCACGAGCTCGGGAGTTGCTCATCTCATGTGGATAAAATTGTCGTAGGACGATGCCATATTCTTCAGCCTCTGACGCGAACGGATGGGGCTGTCGAAGAACATCTCCGTTGTTGGTCTCATGCTTTGGCTTTTTAGCAGTAGATCCGTTGGTTTTGTCTACAGGAGAAGCTGTCTTGCGTTTTGCACCCTTTGGAGGCAT contains these protein-coding regions:
- a CDS encoding slx4 endonuclease domain-containing protein, with translation MASPNAFILSPSRSSNQKSRFFRSSSPDLPAVGDILSPNAKIRPLKHGNQELVISSDEETEIKKTGNKEHTEPLLAGLTPSVSTGSRTMEPDDSSLFIIEPPIMHTPEARRHHATPPKFRAKSSSPVKDERWKMFKSKADSTKSEIDEATPMEMDIVEPPSAQQPTFDPSSPAVRTKSTRAENDINEPLMLEPATLRRLDWTPPSNKTSTILPLHSPTIDGLHSPGEAQEAAKSFEQILEAYKCTMDNLQQDASMASDSDTSILRKRKLVELVTTSAAPTEPSPGVKTKAPVKQKAPKKKPRTLTEIATSAYRVPDPSEPASLILDDDATSTTKESDAPTTKGGSKAKPRKRISKGAAKKKKKATPPPRPILLPPTEALKEVARQDFVFGTSSQLAIENSPTFLRELHAAMRRSNQTEYIDLDTPLNSDGIEPPERKRLWAAAARDVDGDLFDLEMSRIIERSSQLLPAISDDDPFGYTGVDRKTTTSAVSVNGVDTSLQNESLVHSAVVPQHKNIEPIQLVDEDSMLIGSDISTGSPIQRRIKSAANSQPIEPNDTCKDGDPQQAEQAVSKPSFELFTDAQLSKEIASYGFKAVKSRQAKISLLEQCWQAGNATNNEVKTPRGRPRKNSASSPEVHEPPPSAQAPVSPLKRRGRPKKAASTTKGTTASTSKSKKVSTKTTAEASTTPKRKPAAAKVVVEIPDSESDSDLGMSPNPSSSPESGFSPPPAVDLSLSLMDDTDPSLALTSTQDRSLSYEYITKAVQSAPRTTDPANPSWHEKMLLYDPIVLEDFTTWLNCGQLTRVGFDGEVSTMEVKQWCESKSICCLWKVNLRARSIRAKMVAFPAKLNRRTGPRLVATPCKSSARSKHPLQISPPIRRLLFLTLSVSMNLVSCAVTRSLPRRVSSLASSAHRPTIEHLHAIQLTTIMASKSPTWTRLYSSPASPQKEEGKDPKAAKKPIPEPRPSSSIVLLSPTNEVLLLHRVKTSTSFASAHVFPGGNLDAFHDGDIPAPGAEDRHVDGPAYRLGAIRECFEETGILLANKDGRLVDLPQQERDEARKRIHGSQIKFADYLKSIGAEPDLDGLVPFTRWVTPVGVPKRFTTQMYLYLIPISRTGVPSEMLVPTPDGGIEHTEALFAPPQTFLSRVAANKMILFPPQYYILSLLTKFLKGPTASVEEGPVYYTKQRRALLKFLRSTPTADTDKGKAHVTSNISWADKVMSPYHLFVRKSDKRVVLGLEKPGLELRDSDRGGDWERVVLVSFGKAGPSQVEVRLREDVLREEKEASPEGSKL
- a CDS encoding ribosomal protein s21e domain-containing protein; translated protein: MENDRGDIVDLYVPRKCSATNRIIKAKDHGSVQISIAKVDENGRAVPGENHVYALCGFIRAMGESDDSLNRLAQRDGLVKSVWSAQR
- a CDS encoding FAD binding domain of DNA photolyase domain-containing protein; the encoded protein is MPPKGAKRKTASPVDKTNGSTAKKPKHETNNGDVLRQPHPFASEAEEYGIVLRQFYPHEMSNSRARAYNSDEITRPIEALVAALEETAGARKQVKPKNAVVHWFKMDLRHTDNRSLALASAKAKEANVPLICMYIVSPQDFEAHLTSPVRVDFMLRTLSVLKDDLAALDIPLYVETVDKRKRIPHRILELMEEWGSNHLFANMEYEVDELRREAQMIRHFAENGKSFEVVHDTCVVPPGELHSGSGKQYAVYTPWYRAWMAHIHENLDLLELYDRPEKNPDEGRQRFQKLFDCRIPDAPENKQLSDEEKKRFRTLWPCGEHEAMSRLENFCEEAIGHYHDERNIPGDEGTSCLSVHLASGTISSRTCVRTARDRNKTKKLDGGHQGIQVWISEVAWRDFYKHVLVNWPYVCMNKPFKPEYSNIRWSYDKDHFAAWCEGRTGFPVVDAAMRQLNHVGYMHNRCRMIVASFLSKDLLIDWRMGERYFMEHLIDGDFASNNGGWGFSASVGVDPQPYFRIFNPLLQSEKFDPNGTYIRKWVPELKELTDKEIHDPYNRGAGTKAKKQGYPKQIVDHKGARDRALSAYKEGLESGI